The following proteins are co-located in the Candidatus Accumulibacter cognatus genome:
- a CDS encoding DUF3750 domain-containing protein — protein sequence MRRSTRLSFALAACMLVPVAISTGCTVLERAGNDWRTARRDSSGQAPDPATTPEAVIQVYGARTVGWRGAFGVHTWIVTKPSGAGHYTRHEVVGWGVDQGMSTVRVNRAGPDNYWFGAFPEKLADVRGPHVDALIERVSLAVRNYPYPSTYRTWPGPNSNTFVAYIARAVPELGVDMPPTAIGKDFLPGGAVLARSPSGTGVQVSVLGVAGVLVGWEEGVEINLLGLTLGLDLKSPGIKLPGLGRLGFPQ from the coding sequence ATGCGCCGATCGACCCGCCTGAGCTTCGCGCTGGCCGCGTGCATGCTGGTGCCGGTGGCGATCTCGACTGGATGCACCGTCCTCGAGCGCGCCGGGAACGACTGGCGAACGGCACGCCGCGACTCCTCCGGTCAGGCGCCCGATCCGGCCACCACGCCTGAAGCGGTGATCCAGGTCTACGGCGCACGCACGGTTGGTTGGCGCGGCGCCTTCGGCGTGCATACCTGGATCGTCACCAAGCCGAGCGGTGCCGGGCACTACACCCGCCATGAGGTCGTCGGGTGGGGCGTGGACCAGGGAATGAGCACGGTCCGGGTCAATCGCGCCGGGCCGGATAACTACTGGTTTGGCGCTTTCCCTGAGAAACTCGCGGATGTGCGTGGGCCGCACGTCGATGCACTGATCGAGCGGGTCAGTCTTGCCGTGCGCAATTATCCCTATCCGAGCACCTATCGGACCTGGCCCGGTCCAAACAGCAACACCTTTGTCGCGTATATCGCGCGCGCCGTGCCCGAACTGGGAGTCGACATGCCGCCGACCGCGATTGGCAAGGATTTCCTGCCTGGTGGTGCCGTACTGGCGCGTAGCCCGAGCGGCACTGGCGTGCAGGTGTCGGTGCTCGGCGTTGCCGGCGTGCTGGTCGGCTGGGAAGAGGGTGTCGAGATCAATCTGCTAGGTCTCACTCTCGGCCTAGATCTAAAGTCGCCGGGCATCAAGCTGCCGGGACTGGGTCGGTTGGGGTTT
- a CDS encoding PrkA family serine protein kinase — protein sequence MDIVSHFAARFDRTREEELSLEDYLAACKRDPLSYASAAERMLRAIGEPQTVDTRNDPRLSRLFANKVIKIYPAFAEFYGLEDSIEQVVSYFRHAAQGLEEKKQILYLLGPVGGGKSSIAERLKSLMQEVPFYAIKGSPVNESPLGLFDPDEDGAILEKEYGIPRRYLTRILSPWAVKRLEEFGGDIRRFRVVKRYPSVLKQVGIAKTEPGDENNQDISSLVGKVDIRKLETYAQDDPDAYSFSGGLCLANQGLLEFVEMFKAPIKVLHPLLTATQEGNFKGTEGFGAIPFDGVVLAHSNESEWKAFRNNKNNEAFLDRIYIVKVPYCLRVSEEVKIYEKLLRGSSLAQATCAPGTLPIMAQFAVLTRLKEPENSSLYSKMLVYDGENLKDTDPRAKSYQEYRDYAGVDEGMSGISTRFAFKILSKVFNFDSTEIAANPVHLMYVLEQQIEREQFPAETEAKYLAFIKEHLSVRYAEFIGKEIQTAYLESYSEYGQNIFDRYVTYADYWIQDQEYRDTDTGEVFDRASLNAELEKIEKPAGIANPKDFRNEIVNFVLRARANNQGKNPLWTSYEKLRTVIEKKMFSNTEELLPVISFNAKASADDVKKHEDFVNRMVNKGYTSKQVRLLCEWYLRVRKNS from the coding sequence ATGGACATCGTCAGTCATTTTGCCGCCCGCTTCGACCGCACCCGTGAAGAGGAGCTTTCGCTGGAGGACTATCTCGCGGCGTGCAAGCGAGATCCGCTGAGCTATGCCAGTGCCGCCGAGCGCATGCTGCGCGCCATCGGCGAGCCGCAGACGGTGGACACCCGTAATGACCCGCGGCTGTCGCGCCTTTTCGCCAACAAGGTGATCAAGATCTATCCGGCCTTTGCCGAGTTCTACGGGCTTGAAGACTCCATCGAACAGGTGGTGAGCTACTTCCGCCACGCGGCACAGGGGCTTGAAGAGAAGAAACAGATCCTCTACCTGCTCGGTCCGGTCGGCGGTGGCAAGAGTTCGATCGCCGAGCGCCTTAAGTCACTGATGCAGGAGGTTCCTTTCTACGCGATCAAGGGTTCGCCGGTGAACGAGTCACCGCTCGGCCTGTTCGATCCCGATGAAGATGGTGCCATCCTCGAAAAGGAATACGGCATCCCGCGCCGCTACCTCACGCGCATCCTGTCGCCGTGGGCAGTGAAGCGGCTTGAAGAATTCGGCGGCGACATCCGCCGCTTCCGGGTGGTCAAGCGCTATCCGAGCGTGCTCAAGCAGGTCGGCATTGCCAAGACCGAACCCGGTGACGAGAACAATCAGGACATTTCGAGCCTGGTCGGCAAGGTCGACATCCGCAAGCTCGAAACCTATGCTCAGGACGACCCGGACGCCTACAGCTTCTCGGGCGGCCTGTGCCTTGCCAACCAGGGACTGCTCGAGTTCGTCGAAATGTTCAAGGCGCCGATCAAGGTCCTGCACCCGCTGCTGACCGCGACGCAGGAGGGCAATTTCAAGGGCACCGAAGGCTTCGGCGCGATTCCTTTTGACGGCGTCGTGCTCGCGCACTCGAATGAAAGCGAATGGAAAGCATTCCGCAACAACAAGAACAACGAGGCCTTCCTGGACCGCATCTACATCGTCAAGGTACCTTATTGCCTGCGTGTCTCCGAGGAAGTAAAAATCTACGAGAAGCTGCTGCGTGGTTCCTCGCTTGCGCAAGCTACCTGCGCGCCGGGAACCCTGCCAATCATGGCGCAGTTCGCGGTGCTGACGCGCCTGAAGGAACCGGAAAACTCCAGCCTGTATTCAAAGATGCTGGTCTACGATGGCGAAAACCTCAAGGACACCGACCCACGCGCCAAGAGCTACCAGGAGTACCGCGATTACGCTGGCGTTGATGAGGGAATGAGCGGCATTTCGACCCGCTTCGCCTTCAAGATCCTCAGCAAGGTGTTCAACTTCGACTCGACAGAGATCGCTGCCAACCCGGTGCATCTGATGTACGTGCTCGAACAGCAGATCGAGCGCGAACAGTTCCCGGCCGAAACCGAGGCGAAGTACCTCGCTTTCATCAAGGAACACCTGTCGGTGCGCTACGCCGAATTCATCGGCAAGGAAATCCAGACCGCGTACCTGGAAAGCTACAGCGAGTACGGCCAGAATATTTTCGACCGCTACGTTACTTACGCCGATTACTGGATACAGGATCAGGAGTATCGCGACACCGATACCGGCGAGGTATTCGACCGCGCCTCGCTGAATGCCGAACTCGAGAAGATCGAAAAGCCCGCGGGAATCGCTAACCCGAAGGATTTTCGCAACGAGATCGTCAATTTCGTGCTTCGCGCGCGCGCCAACAACCAGGGCAAGAACCCACTGTGGACCAGCTATGAAAAGCTGCGTACGGTCATCGAGAAGAAGATGTTCTCGAACACCGAAGAGCTGCTGCCGGTCATCAGCTTCAATGCCAAGGCCAGCGCCGACGACGTCAAGAAGCACGAAGACTTCGTCAATCGCATGGTCAACAAGGGCTACACATCGAAGCAGGTACGACTGCTCTGCGAGTGGTATCTGCGTGTCCGAAAGAATTCTTGA
- a CDS encoding YeaH/YhbH family protein: protein MQQIIDRRLAGKNKSIGNRERFLRRHKEQIREAVKRAVAGRDIRDIAQGEDIPIPRRDISEPVFGHGPGGRREMVHPGNQDFVRGDRIDRPQGGSGRGGSGKAGDSGEGEDDFVFHLTKEEFMQVFFDDLALPNLVRTTLADTPAYKTHRAGFSSDGTPNNLHVVRSMRGAIGRRIALGSQARRELARLEALLEALLAPPVNPSRRQEIQALEGDIEALRAHIARIPYLDPIDLRYRNRVRTPVPTARAVMFCLMDVSGSMDEARKDLAKRFFILLYLFLTRHYERIDIVFIRHHTQAQEVSEHEFFHATETGGTVVSSALVLMEQIIRARYPSGEWNIYGAHASDGDNWHNDSARCRELLANAILPLCRYFAYIQVVEQEQNLWQEYAALAAITDAFAMRKASTADQIYPVFRELFSKEVRAI from the coding sequence ATGCAACAGATCATCGATCGAAGGCTAGCCGGTAAAAACAAGTCGATCGGCAACCGTGAACGCTTCCTTCGCCGGCACAAGGAGCAGATCCGTGAGGCGGTGAAGCGCGCCGTCGCCGGGCGTGACATCCGCGACATCGCTCAGGGCGAGGATATCCCGATTCCACGCCGCGACATCAGCGAACCGGTGTTCGGTCACGGCCCGGGCGGACGACGCGAAATGGTGCATCCAGGCAACCAGGATTTCGTTCGCGGCGACCGCATCGACCGTCCACAGGGCGGCAGCGGTCGGGGCGGTTCCGGGAAGGCTGGCGATTCCGGCGAGGGAGAAGACGACTTCGTCTTTCACCTGACAAAGGAAGAGTTCATGCAGGTCTTCTTCGACGACCTGGCGCTGCCCAACCTGGTGCGTACGACGCTCGCCGACACCCCGGCCTACAAGACGCACCGGGCCGGCTTTTCCAGCGACGGGACGCCGAACAACCTGCACGTTGTTCGCTCCATGCGCGGCGCCATCGGCCGGCGCATCGCGCTCGGCAGCCAGGCGCGGCGGGAACTGGCCCGCCTTGAAGCACTTCTCGAGGCCCTGCTCGCACCGCCCGTTAACCCGTCGCGCCGGCAGGAAATCCAGGCCCTCGAGGGTGACATCGAAGCGCTGCGCGCGCACATCGCGCGCATCCCTTATCTCGACCCGATCGATCTTCGCTATCGCAACCGTGTGCGGACACCCGTGCCGACCGCCCGCGCGGTCATGTTCTGTCTGATGGATGTTTCCGGTTCGATGGACGAAGCGCGCAAGGACCTGGCGAAGCGCTTCTTTATCCTGCTCTACCTCTTCCTGACCCGGCACTATGAACGGATCGACATCGTCTTCATCCGACATCACACGCAGGCGCAGGAAGTCAGCGAACACGAATTCTTCCACGCCACGGAAACCGGCGGGACAGTCGTCTCGAGCGCGCTTGTCCTCATGGAGCAGATCATCCGCGCCCGCTACCCAAGTGGCGAATGGAACATCTACGGCGCACACGCCAGCGATGGCGACAACTGGCACAACGACAGTGCGCGCTGCCGTGAACTGCTGGCGAACGCAATTCTGCCGCTGTGCCGCTACTTCGCTTATATCCAGGTGGTCGAGCAGGAGCAGAACCTGTGGCAGGAATACGCAGCGCTGGCGGCCATCACCGACGCCTTCGCGATGCGCAAGGCCAGTACGGCCGACCAGATCTATCCAGTGTTTCGCGAGCTGTTCAGCAAGGAAGTGAGGGCAATATGA
- a CDS encoding SpoVR family protein: MNHTLSDRPLPAQTPAAKLPAPSDWTFELLHQYHEAIRSTARRFGLDTYPNQLEIITAEQMMDAYASVGMPVNYRHWSYGKEFIATDRNYRRGQMGLAYEIVINANPCISYLMEENTMAMQALVIAHAAYGHNSFFKGNYLFRMWTDASSIIDYLVYAKDYVAGCEERHGIDAVELLLDSCHALMNYGVDRYRRPSRLSLYEERARAADREAYAQRQVNELWRTLPRRPEREATEKEATRFPAEPQENLLYFIEKNAPLLEPWQREIVRIVRKVAQYFYPQRQTQVMNEGWATFWHHHLLNTLYDDGYLTDGLMIEWLKSHTNVVFQPPVGHPSYNGINPYALGFAMYSDIKRICEAPSDEDRNWFPDIAGSDWLATLDHAMRNFKDESFIGQYLSPRLMRAFRLFAIVDDEKAPKLEVSAIHDEAGYRILREAMSRQYDLGSREPNIQVWSVNLRGDRSLVLRHTQHNERPLDDSAEEVLKHVARLWGFPVHLESIDSKGKRSRHWLVTPVPD, translated from the coding sequence ATGAACCATACCCTAAGCGACCGGCCGCTGCCGGCCCAGACGCCGGCGGCGAAACTGCCGGCGCCAAGCGACTGGACCTTCGAGCTGCTCCATCAGTATCACGAGGCCATCCGCAGCACCGCTCGGCGCTTCGGCCTCGACACATATCCCAACCAGCTCGAGATCATCACCGCTGAACAGATGATGGACGCCTATGCCTCGGTCGGCATGCCAGTCAACTACCGCCACTGGAGCTATGGCAAGGAGTTCATTGCCACCGACCGGAACTACCGGCGCGGCCAGATGGGTCTGGCCTATGAAATAGTGATCAATGCCAACCCGTGCATCAGCTATCTGATGGAAGAGAATACGATGGCGATGCAGGCGCTGGTGATCGCACATGCAGCCTACGGCCACAATAGCTTTTTCAAGGGCAACTACCTGTTCCGGATGTGGACCGACGCCTCATCGATCATCGACTACCTCGTCTACGCCAAAGACTACGTCGCTGGCTGCGAAGAGCGTCACGGCATCGACGCGGTCGAACTGTTGCTGGACAGTTGCCATGCGCTGATGAACTACGGCGTGGACCGCTATCGCCGGCCGAGCCGGCTGAGCCTCTACGAAGAACGTGCACGGGCGGCGGATCGCGAAGCCTATGCGCAGCGGCAGGTCAATGAACTCTGGCGCACGTTGCCGCGACGACCAGAAAGGGAGGCCACCGAGAAGGAGGCGACACGTTTTCCCGCCGAGCCACAGGAAAACCTGCTCTATTTCATCGAAAAGAATGCGCCGCTGCTCGAACCCTGGCAGCGCGAAATCGTTCGCATCGTCCGCAAGGTGGCGCAGTACTTCTACCCGCAGCGGCAGACGCAGGTGATGAACGAAGGCTGGGCAACCTTCTGGCACCATCACCTGCTGAACACCCTGTACGACGATGGCTACCTCACCGATGGCCTGATGATCGAGTGGCTCAAGTCCCATACCAATGTCGTGTTCCAGCCGCCGGTCGGCCACCCGTCCTACAACGGCATCAACCCCTATGCGCTGGGTTTCGCAATGTACTCCGACATCAAGCGCATCTGCGAAGCGCCCAGCGACGAAGACCGCAACTGGTTCCCGGACATCGCCGGCAGCGACTGGCTGGCCACTCTCGATCACGCGATGCGCAATTTCAAGGACGAAAGCTTCATCGGCCAGTACCTGTCGCCACGCCTGATGCGCGCCTTCCGTCTGTTCGCGATCGTCGACGACGAAAAGGCGCCGAAGCTGGAAGTTTCCGCCATCCATGACGAAGCCGGCTATCGCATTCTGCGCGAGGCGATGTCGCGTCAGTACGACCTGGGTTCGCGCGAACCCAACATCCAGGTGTGGAGCGTCAACCTGCGCGGCGACCGTTCGCTGGTTCTCCGCCACACGCAGCACAACGAGCGCCCGCTCGACGACAGTGCCGAGGAGGTGCTCAAGCATGTCGCGCGGCTGTGGGGCTTCCCGGTCCATCTCGAGAGCATCGACAGCAAGGGCAAGAGGTCACGCCATTGGCTGGTGACTCCCGTCCCCGACTGA
- a CDS encoding response regulator, with amino-acid sequence MVLPDADPDLTKRLATLERENVLLKIGVKQLTRIREQWTRSLDELTATKSSLQASKQFLDRLLNTAPLPILVVSRPWGRVMMANAAAESLAGCTTANELIGTRALARVEAAARRDVLRSLAMAVVSEVAGDPVGVRMRTRDGEVRQLEVHCAAITSVQRHEHSMILIAQDVSLHLAQVQELERVNAELNRMVDATHRAQKNAEAGSRAKSQFLATMSHEIRTPMNGILGMTELLRGTELSPPQRRFADAVYQSAEHLLSLINDILDFSKIEAGKLELESIPFDLRELVEGVGELFAQPAAAKGVELLCSVPHELPVAVKGDPVRLRQILTNLVSNAVKFTGQGEIVVRVKLLHEDHKQAHFRLEVQDSGIGIGEDQQSRLFHAFVQADGSTTRRFGGTGLGLAIAKKLVEMLGGQIGLISEHGRGSVFWFEMPLLKQTSDARAVNPFAEGLRGLSVLIVDDNATNCEILAHCLRSWSMSYTIASSGQDALQTLDRLESHRFDLAILDLHMPGIDGFSVARAIRAHPRYAALPLILLVSASGTGVTPPERSAIRKDCYLSKPVRHSELFKAMTTLLALQALESPVEHRSSPVLDRKNVLTGRVLIAEDNLVNQTVASAMLESLGVTCSVTENGRATIECLSRERFDLVLMDCQMPEMDGFQATREIRRRQEQGLLYRPLPIVALTANAVEGDRERCLAAGMDDYLSKPFTRDHLSSILWRWLPQAGTGVASSRTTVVPSSAAAASPTSQHSKPEVPDTGQAINPRALDIIRQIPGADDARLLDTVIRAFLADTPARLAKLHAAIATGDADGLRKTAYGLTSSCTHVGAEYLAALCKELERIGRSGRVDDDARHLLANAERALPGVLVALRELHAQGTRVMSASVGDGSHQPMA; translated from the coding sequence ATGGTCCTTCCGGATGCCGACCCGGATCTGACCAAGCGTCTTGCCACCCTGGAGCGGGAGAATGTCCTCCTGAAAATCGGTGTCAAGCAACTAACGCGGATACGTGAGCAATGGACACGTTCCCTGGACGAGCTGACGGCGACCAAATCGAGCCTCCAGGCCTCCAAGCAGTTTCTGGATCGGCTGCTGAACACGGCCCCGCTACCGATTCTGGTCGTCAGCCGGCCGTGGGGTCGGGTCATGATGGCGAATGCCGCTGCCGAGTCTCTGGCCGGCTGTACTACTGCGAACGAACTCATCGGCACCAGAGCGCTGGCTCGGGTCGAAGCTGCTGCGCGACGTGATGTACTGCGGTCCTTGGCGATGGCGGTTGTCTCGGAGGTTGCGGGCGATCCCGTTGGCGTGCGGATGCGCACGCGCGACGGCGAGGTTCGGCAACTCGAGGTTCACTGTGCCGCGATCACCAGCGTGCAGCGACATGAGCATAGCATGATCCTGATCGCCCAGGACGTGAGCTTGCACCTCGCTCAGGTCCAGGAGCTCGAACGGGTCAATGCGGAACTAAACCGCATGGTCGATGCCACGCATCGGGCACAGAAGAATGCGGAAGCCGGCAGTCGCGCCAAGAGCCAGTTCCTGGCCACCATGAGCCATGAGATACGCACGCCGATGAACGGTATTCTCGGCATGACCGAATTGCTGCGCGGTACGGAACTCAGCCCACCGCAACGGCGCTTCGCCGATGCCGTTTATCAGTCCGCTGAGCATTTGCTGAGCCTTATCAACGATATCCTTGATTTTTCGAAGATCGAGGCCGGCAAGCTCGAACTTGAGAGCATCCCCTTCGACCTGCGCGAACTGGTCGAAGGCGTTGGCGAGCTATTTGCCCAGCCCGCTGCAGCCAAAGGGGTCGAGTTGCTTTGCAGCGTCCCGCACGAGCTGCCGGTCGCCGTCAAGGGAGATCCGGTTCGACTGCGCCAGATCCTGACCAATCTGGTCAGCAACGCCGTCAAATTTACCGGCCAGGGCGAAATTGTCGTGCGCGTGAAACTGCTGCATGAGGACCACAAGCAGGCGCACTTCCGCCTTGAAGTCCAGGACAGCGGTATCGGCATCGGCGAAGACCAGCAAAGCCGCCTGTTCCATGCCTTCGTCCAGGCAGACGGTTCGACTACCCGGCGTTTCGGCGGCACCGGTCTGGGTTTGGCCATCGCCAAAAAACTGGTCGAAATGCTGGGCGGTCAGATTGGTCTGATCAGCGAGCACGGGCGAGGCAGCGTGTTCTGGTTCGAGATGCCACTGCTCAAACAGACGAGCGATGCGCGTGCGGTCAACCCGTTCGCGGAGGGGCTGAGAGGGCTGTCGGTGCTCATCGTCGATGACAATGCCACGAACTGCGAAATTCTTGCCCACTGTTTGCGGAGCTGGTCGATGAGCTACACCATTGCCAGCAGCGGACAGGACGCCCTGCAAACGCTTGACCGCCTGGAGAGTCATCGCTTTGATCTGGCGATTCTTGATCTGCACATGCCCGGTATCGATGGTTTTTCCGTCGCACGCGCGATTCGCGCACATCCGCGCTACGCAGCACTGCCGCTGATCCTGCTCGTGTCGGCCAGCGGCACCGGCGTCACGCCTCCCGAGCGTTCGGCGATCAGGAAAGACTGCTATCTGAGCAAACCGGTGCGTCACTCCGAGCTCTTCAAAGCAATGACCACCCTGCTGGCGTTGCAGGCTCTCGAATCGCCGGTCGAGCACCGGTCGTCGCCGGTGCTCGACCGAAAGAATGTACTCACTGGGCGGGTACTCATCGCCGAGGATAATCTGGTCAATCAGACGGTCGCCAGTGCCATGCTCGAATCGCTCGGCGTCACCTGCAGTGTGACGGAAAATGGCCGAGCGACGATCGAATGTTTGTCCAGGGAGCGCTTCGATCTCGTTCTGATGGATTGCCAGATGCCGGAAATGGACGGTTTTCAGGCCACCAGAGAGATCCGTCGGCGGCAGGAGCAAGGGCTGTTGTACCGTCCATTGCCGATCGTGGCGCTGACCGCCAACGCCGTTGAAGGGGATCGCGAACGCTGTCTCGCTGCCGGCATGGATGATTACCTGAGCAAACCTTTCACCCGCGACCACTTGTCGTCGATCCTTTGGCGTTGGTTGCCGCAGGCAGGCACGGGCGTTGCCTCATCCAGGACGACGGTCGTCCCGTCCAGCGCGGCAGCCGCTTCGCCAACCTCGCAGCACAGCAAGCCAGAGGTTCCCGACACTGGGCAGGCAATCAACCCGCGCGCCCTGGACATCATCCGACAGATACCTGGGGCCGATGATGCCCGCCTGCTTGACACAGTCATCAGAGCATTCCTCGCCGATACGCCGGCGCGCTTGGCAAAATTGCATGCGGCCATCGCGACCGGCGACGCAGACGGCTTGCGCAAGACAGCGTACGGCCTAACGTCAAGCTGTACCCATGTCGGCGCCGAATACCTGGCGGCTCTGTGCAAGGAACTGGAAAGGATTGGTCGTAGCGGTCGTGTCGACGACGACGCCAGGCACCTGCTGGCAAACGCCGAAAGGGCGCTACCGGGAGTTCTCGTCGCCTTGCGCGAATTACACGCACAGGGAACCCGGGTGATGTCGGCTTCAGTCGGGGACGGGAGTCACCAGCCAATGGCGTGA
- a CDS encoding MBL fold metallo-hydrolase, with translation MSLESPTVLFSDGRHAVYWLGITDETAFRCNTYLIRDGDEVVLVDPGNRTYFGQVKSRVGQIVAPEKVTGIILSHQDPDVGASMVDWLEVNPDLKIISTPRTHVLLPHYGKPDYPAFEVEEHGVYPLPSGGALRFIEAPFLHFPGAFVTYDTASRYLFSGDIWAALDINWSLVVESFEEHVAAMDLFHLDYMASNVAARGFANKLVGVNVEAILPQHGSIITRKDVPAAIDYLRKLRCGLDIIYAGIE, from the coding sequence ATGAGTCTGGAGAGTCCGACCGTTTTGTTCTCCGATGGCCGACATGCGGTTTATTGGCTGGGCATTACCGATGAGACCGCATTTCGCTGCAATACCTATCTGATTCGGGACGGCGATGAAGTTGTCCTGGTGGACCCGGGCAACCGCACCTATTTCGGGCAGGTGAAGTCACGGGTAGGTCAGATTGTGGCACCGGAGAAAGTGACCGGCATCATCCTTTCCCATCAGGATCCGGACGTTGGGGCTTCGATGGTGGACTGGCTCGAGGTCAATCCTGATTTGAAAATCATTTCGACGCCTCGCACCCATGTCCTGCTGCCGCATTACGGCAAACCAGACTACCCGGCGTTCGAGGTGGAAGAGCACGGCGTCTATCCGCTTCCATCGGGTGGCGCGTTGCGCTTCATCGAGGCGCCCTTCCTGCACTTCCCCGGAGCCTTTGTCACGTATGATACCGCTTCGCGGTACCTGTTTTCGGGTGACATCTGGGCCGCTCTCGACATCAACTGGAGCCTGGTCGTGGAATCCTTTGAGGAGCATGTCGCGGCGATGGATTTGTTCCACCTGGACTACATGGCCTCGAATGTGGCAGCGCGTGGTTTTGCCAACAAGCTGGTCGGAGTGAACGTCGAGGCGATCCTGCCACAACATGGCTCCATCATCACCAGGAAAGATGTCCCCGCGGCCATCGATTATCTGCGGAAACTGCGTTGCGGACTCGACATCATCTACGCTGGAATCGAGTGA
- a CDS encoding class I SAM-dependent methyltransferase has protein sequence MTAPTLFEELPDDPSSRSARNSLRDVIRLGQVFTPPAVVSRMLALRRNHGRTLEPSAGDGAFSRQIPGCVAIELDARVAPKGARVMDFFSYPANEQFDTIIGNPPYVRYQDIAACTRKLLDDTHFDGRSNLYLFFIEKCVRHLRPGGELIFIVPREFIKLTAARKMNEFLFHQGTMTDFIETGDSSIFGAYVPNCAIFRFERNRFERRMHDGRTFALVDGQLMFLKSSYTLPLAQLFDVRVGAVSGADAIFTHPKGNREFVCSRTIDTGETRRMLYGIQHPHLLRHKASLLARRVRHFDETNWWLWGRQHHISESPRIYVNAKTRRQAPFFLHDCKDYDGSILALFPKDQDMDLQLAIRLLNSAVDWAELGFVCDGRFLFTQRTLQTCLLPGEFSQLRAIHLASANPKDAKQRKHIRPWPRPRR, from the coding sequence ATGACCGCCCCTACTCTGTTCGAAGAACTGCCCGACGACCCTTCCTCCCGAAGCGCCAGGAACAGCCTTCGCGACGTCATTCGTCTGGGCCAGGTTTTCACCCCCCCGGCGGTGGTCTCCCGAATGCTCGCCCTGCGCCGCAATCACGGTCGCACGCTCGAACCCTCTGCCGGCGACGGGGCCTTCAGCCGCCAAATTCCCGGCTGCGTGGCGATCGAACTCGATGCCCGCGTCGCACCGAAGGGAGCGCGAGTCATGGATTTCTTCAGCTACCCGGCCAACGAACAGTTCGACACCATCATCGGCAACCCGCCCTACGTCCGTTACCAGGACATTGCTGCCTGCACCAGGAAGCTGCTCGACGACACGCACTTCGACGGGCGCTCGAATCTTTACCTGTTCTTCATCGAAAAATGCGTTCGCCATCTGCGCCCGGGCGGCGAGCTGATCTTCATCGTCCCGCGCGAGTTCATCAAGCTCACCGCTGCGCGGAAGATGAACGAGTTTCTGTTCCACCAGGGGACGATGACCGATTTCATCGAAACCGGCGATTCGAGCATCTTCGGCGCCTATGTGCCGAACTGCGCGATCTTCCGCTTCGAGCGGAACCGCTTCGAGCGACGCATGCATGACGGTCGAACCTTTGCTTTGGTGGACGGCCAACTGATGTTCCTGAAGTCCAGCTACACCCTCCCGCTCGCCCAACTCTTCGACGTCAGAGTCGGTGCCGTCTCCGGGGCCGACGCCATTTTCACCCACCCCAAGGGCAACCGCGAATTCGTCTGCTCGCGCACCATCGACACTGGTGAAACACGGCGCATGCTCTACGGCATTCAGCATCCGCATCTGCTACGCCACAAAGCCTCCCTGCTCGCTCGTCGCGTCCGCCACTTTGACGAAACCAACTGGTGGCTCTGGGGCCGCCAGCACCATATCAGCGAGTCTCCACGCATCTACGTCAATGCCAAAACACGTCGCCAGGCCCCCTTCTTTCTACACGACTGCAAGGACTACGACGGATCGATCCTGGCGCTGTTCCCGAAGGATCAGGATATGGATCTTCAACTGGCGATACGGTTGCTGAATTCGGCGGTGGATTGGGCGGAGTTGGGTTTCGTTTGCGACGGCCGCTTCCTGTTTACGCAGCGTACCTTGCAGACCTGCTTGCTGCCCGGGGAGTTCTCCCAACTCAGGGCGATCCACTTGGCGAGCGCCAACCCAAAGGACGCAAAGCAGCGAAAACATATTCGGCCTTGGCCGCGCCCAAGGCGTTAA